From a single Fusarium fujikuroi IMI 58289 draft genome, chromosome FFUJ_chr03 genomic region:
- a CDS encoding benzoylformate decarboxylase family protein has product MALLHRSRLAAQGLSKCRPSQLQSSVRRYNTAAISSLSQRDGKGPFLSLSASHSKASTALHTPSPTAIMNRSYSTASEDMYTASFAFFEAIWDAGITHCFVNLGTDHPSIIEAMVKGQREKKGKFPKIITCPNEMVAMSMADGYARLTGKPQCVIVHVDVGTQGLGAAVHNASTGRAPVLVFAGLSPFTQEGEHRGSRTEYIHWIQDVPDQKQIISQYCRYTGEIKTGANVKQMVNRALQFATSDPQGPVYLCSAREILEADLKPYSLKQEHWESVELGGLPTSAVDKIAEALAGAKAPLLVTGYSGRNHKVPAALVELADKVKGLRVLDTGGCDMCFPADHPAWIGLKFGVDDAVESADTIVVLDCDVPWVQTRCKPREDAKIFHIDVDPLKQQMPTHYIQADARYKADGLTSIQQITEALNKKEFASKLEVNAAETEKQRAEVHENKLASIAKAAEPLADDTFGTGHLSKKLRDLCPEDTIWAIEAVTNTGFVHDNIQPTIPGSWINCGGGGLGWSGGGALGIKLATDAENGGTNKGKFVVQIVGDGTYLFTVPGSVYWISRRYKIPVLTIVLNNKGWNAPRRSLLLVHPDGLGSKATNEEINISFDPVPDYAGIAKAAAGGDIHAARVDKASDLESVLKEAIAKVQAGQTAVVDCKVAPDC; this is encoded by the exons ATGGCTCTCCTTCACAGATCCAGATTAGCCGCTCAAGGCCTCTCAAAATGTCGTCCATCACAACTTCAATCCTCAGTGAGGAGATACAATACCgcagcaatctcatcacTTTCCCAACGAGATGGAAAAGGCCCCTTTCTGTCTCTATCTGCCAGTCACTCAAAGGCGTCGACAGCTCTTCATACACCTTCACCCACAGCAATTATGAATCGTTCTTACTCAACAGCAAGTGAGGATATGTATACCGCATCATTTGCCTTCTTCGAGGCTATCTGGGATGCTGGCATCACACATTGTTTCGTGAACTTGGGTACCGATCACCCTAGTATCATTGAGGCTATGGTCAAGGGACAAAGGGAAAAGAAGGGCAAATTCCCCAAGATCATCACATGTCCTAATGAG ATGGTGGCCATGTCAATGGCTGATGGTTACGCCCGATTAACAGGAAAGCCCCAGTGTGTGATCGTCCATGTCGACGTTGGAACTCAAGGCCTTGGAGCAGCCGTCCACAATGCTTCCACAGGCCGCGCTCCCGTGTTAGTATTCGCAGGTCTATCACCATTTACACAAGAGGGCGAACACCGCGGAAGTCGCACAGAGTACATTCACTGGATCCAAGATGTACCAGATCAAAAACAAATCATTTCTCAGTACTGCCGATACACAGGCGAGATCAAGACGGGAGCTAACGTCAAGCAAATGGTTAACCGCGCTTTACAATTCGCTACATCGGATCCCCAAGGTCCCGTGTATCTGTGCAGTGCACGGGAGATTCTCGAGGCTGACCTCAAGCCTTATTCATTGAAGCAAGAACACTGGGAGTCggttgagcttggtggtcTTCCCACGAGCGCTGTTGATAAGATTGCTGAGGCTTTGGCCGGTGCAAAGGCTCCTTTGCTAGTCACAGGATATAGCGGACGAAACCACAAGGTTCCTGCTGCGCTTGTTGAATTGGCGGACAAGGTCAAGGGGCTGCGAGTCTTGGATACTGGTGGTTGCGATATGTGTTTCCCCGCTGATCATCCCGCTTGGATCGGTTTGaagtttggtgttgacgatgctgTTGAGTCTGCCGATACAATTGTCGTTCTGGACTGCGACGTACCCTGGGTTCAGACCCGCTGCAAGCCTCGCGAGGATGCAAAGATCTTCCACATTGATGTTGACCCTCTGAAGCAGCAGATGCCAACTCACTACATCCAAGCCGACGCACGCTACAAGGCTGATGGTCTCACCTCAATCCAGCAAATCACCGAagctctcaacaagaaggaatTCGCCAGCAAACTCGAGGTCAACGCCGCCGAGACAGAGAAGCAACGTGCTGAAGTCCACGAGAATAAGCTCGCTAGCATCGCCAAGGCCGCTGAACCTCTCGCAGACGATACATTCGGAACCGGTCATCTCAGCAAGAAGCTCCGTGATCTCTGCCCTGAAGATACAATCTGGGCCATTGAAGCTGTCACTAACACTGGTTTCGTACACGACAACATCCAGCCCACAATTCCCGGATCTTGGATCAACTGTGGAGGCGGTGGTCTCGGCTGGTCTGGCGGTGGTGCCCTGGGTATCAAGCTTGCGACAGATGCTGAGAACGGCGGTACAAATAAGGGCAAGTTTGTTGTGCAGATTGTAGGAGATGGCACATATCTCTTCACAGTACCTGGTAGCGTGTACTGGATCTCAAGACGCTACAAGATCCCCGTCTTGACCATTGTGCTCAACAACAAGG GATGGAACGCCCCTCGCAGGTCACTCCTACTGGTTCACCCCGACGGTCTTGGATCAAAGGCCACAAACGAAGAGATCAACATTTCCTTCGATCCCGTGCCTGACTACGCCGGTattgccaaggctgctgcagGTGGAGATATCCACGCTGCTAGAGTTGACAAGGCTTCGGATCTGGAGAGTGTGTTGAAGGAGGCTATTGCCAAGGTGCAGGCGGGTCAAACGGCTGTGGTTGACTGCAAGGTAGCGCCAGATTGTTAA
- a CDS encoding related to chitin binding protein, with amino-acid sequence MKASLPVTLASLLLHAGTVLSGPVFAADDLLSLRNSKLRKRAECGLGIGSCNPGSCCSESGFCGTTGDFCGGSACQLEYSDSCDTFFGPRGGSTEGISRPQLGNVPYGTVITTCTTPGVIALTFDDGPLDYTNDLLDLLGERDVQATFFVAGNNRAKGHIDDSSNPWPAVMRRMYSAGHHIASHTWTHRNLNEVNSTIRRSEMIYNEMAFRNLFGWIPTYMRAPYLECNAASGCLDEMSELGYHVVDQNIDTKDYENDSPALIQISKDRYSAGVSSNSDSNQYIVLAHDVHDQTVHNLTAFMIDTAQDRGYRLVTVGECLGDPRENWYRTVSRGRDVTSTESAAPTRTVPPTNVSVTTNTATSTATGGLAISPNQQCGGNTGYTCQGSAFGSCCSWYGYCGSSESYCGTGCDADFGSCTPSGSDIHDTTNGLCGPGVRASCGNYGDKTCCSQYGFCGNSAAHCGAGCQGGFGECN; translated from the exons ATGAAAGCCAGCCTTCCCGTCACCCTTGCTTCCCTGCTGCTCCATGCAGGGACTGTTCTGTCTGGACCAGTCTTTGCAGCGGATGATCTTCTGTCATTGCGCAATTCGAAGTTGAGGAAACGTGCCGAGTGTGGTCTTGGGATTGGTTCGTGCAATCCTGGATCCTGTTGCTCAGAGAGTGGCTTCTGCGGAACAACCGGAGACTTTTGTGGTGGTTCTGCTTGCCAGCTCGAGTACAGCGATTCGTGTGATACTTT TTTCGGGCCTCGTGGAGGCAGCACGGAAGGGATCTCTCGACCACAGCTTGGCAATGTCCCGTATG GCACTGTCATCACAACTTGCACTACACCCGGTGTGATTGCTCTGACATTCGATGATGGCCCTCTCGACTACACCAATGACCTCTTGGATCTTCTGGGTGAAAGAGATGTCCAGGCCACTTTCTTTGTGGCCGGTAACAACAGGGCCAAGGGACATATCGATGACTCGTCCAACCCATGGCCTGCTGTGATGAGACGCATGTACTCTGCAGGCCATCACATTGCCAGCCACACTTGGACTCATCGCAATCTCAACGAGGTCAACAGCACTATCCGAAGATCTGAGATGATCTACAATGAGATGGCCTTCCGAAATCTCTTTGGTTGGATTCCGACCTACATGCGGGCGCCATACCTTGAGTGCAACGCCGCATCTGGTTGCCTCGATGAGATGTCCGAACTTGGATATCATGTTGTGGACCAGAACATTGACACGAAGGACTACGAAAATGATAGCCCTGCTTTGATCCAAATCTCCAAGGATCGCTATTCTGCTGGAGTGTCGTCCAACTCGGATAGCAACCAGTACATTGTTCTGGCACATGATGTCCATGATCAGACTGTTCACAATTTGACTGCTTTCATGATCGATACTGCCCAAGATCGTGGATACAGGCTTGTGACTGTCGGAGAATGCCTTGGTGACCCCCGGGAGAACTGGTACCGAACAGTTTCCCGAGGCCGAGATGTCACATCGACAGAGTCGGCTGCCCCTACCCGAACTGTCCCTCCTACCAACGTGTCGGTGACAACAAACACTGCCACTTCTACTGCTACTGGTGGTCTGGCAATTTCCCCAAACCAGCAATGTGGTGGTAACACGGGCTATACTTGTCAGGGATCAGCCTTCGGAAGCTGCTGTTCCTGGTATGGTTACTG TGGATCGAGCGAAAGCTACTGTGGAACAGGCTGTGATGCAGACTTTGGGTCGTGCACGCCTTCCGGAAGCGACATTCACGACACCACCAACGGTCTTTGTGGTCCAGGTGTCAGGGCCTCATGCGGAAACTACGGTGACAAGACCTGCTGCTCTCAGTACGGGTTCTG CGGTAACAGTGCTGCTCACTGCGGAGCTGGTTGCCAGGGGGGCTTTGGAGAGTGTAACTGA
- a CDS encoding probable catalase-1, translating to MTDQVTGAIKHAVMGHRNDKIDQLKANIVEPSENTRITSDYGVKQNNTDHWLRVNSEDQTGASLLEDAFGREKIHRFDHERIPERVVHARGAGAHGTFKLFESAEDVTKAGIFTDTSRETPVFVRFSTVLGSRGSADTVRDVRGFAVKFYTQEGTFDIVGNNIPVFFIQDAMKFPDMVHAGKPEPHNEVPQAQSAHNNFWDFVWGHSEATHMYMWAMSDRTIPRSYRMMQGFGVNTYTLINDKGERRFVKFHFTPELGVHSLVWDEALKLAGQDPDFHRKDLNEAIENGAYPKWKFGIQVLEESQEHDFDFDILDATKVWPEDQIPVRYIGELELNRVVDEYFTETEQVAFCTSHLVPGVGPSDDPLLQGRNFSYQDTQLSRLGINWEELPINKPVCPVMNFNRDGAMRHTISKGKVNYWPNRYGHQPAATVQEGAYVDYQQKIAGIKQRALSKKFKDHFSQAQLFYNSLSEIEKAHVQAAFSFELDHCDEAIVYERLTERLGVVDGELANTIAEMVGGKKPIDAKPNPGKKAKNLSQLDFLPETPTIKSRRIAIIIADGYDPIAFNAVYGAIKAQSALPFVIGPRRSAIFSANEDSSSSKGIVPDHHLEGQRSTMFDAIFVPGGEKSIQTLSKNGRALHYIREAFGHLKAIGGTGEAVGLINKAIQLPEVFLSETDGSGVVDSYGVVTLKNASPDSLKEIVTVASDAKGFLEKFVLNISQHRNWQRELDGLSTMVAY from the exons ATGACCGATCAAGTTACCGGAGCTATCAAACACGCAGTCATGGGACACCGAAACGACAAGATCGAtcagctcaaggccaacatTGTTGAGCCCAGCGAGAACACTCGAATCACTTCGGACTATGGTGTGAAGCAGAACAACACTGATCACTGGCTGCGTGTGAACAGCGAGGATCAGACGGGAGCCAGTCTTCTCGAGGACGCTTTTGGACGTGAGAAG ATCCATCGTTTCGATCACGAACGTATTCCTGAGCGCGTTGTTCACGCCCGCGGTGCTGGTGCTCACGGCACTTTCAAGCTCTTCGAATCCGCGGAAGATGTCACCAAAGCCGGCATTTTTACCGACACCTCCAGAGAGACACCCGTCTTTGTTCGATTCTCAACTGTTTTGGGAAGTCGCGGCTCCGCCGACACCGTTCGCGATGTTCGCGGATTTGCGGTGAAATTCTACACACAGGAAG GCACGTTCGACATAGTCGGGAACAATATACCTGTTTTCTTTATCCAGGATGCCATGAAGTTTCCGGATATGGTCCATGCAGGAAAGCCAGAGCCGCATAACGAAGTTCCCCAAGCACAGTCCGCGCACAACAACTTCTGGGATTTCGTCTGGGGACACTCAGAGGCGACTCACATGTACATGTGGGCTATGTCTGACCGCACGATTCCTCGATCTTACCGCATGATGCAAGGTTTTGGCGTCAACACTTACACTCTGATCAACGATAAGGGCGAGCGACGATTCGTAAAGTTCCACTTCACCCCTGAGCTCGGAGTCCACTCTCTAGTTTGGGACGAAGCTCTTAAGCTTGCTGGCCAGGACCCGGACTTCCACCGCAAGGATCTTAACGAAGCAATCGAAAACGGCGCGTACCCGAAGTGGAAGTTCGGTATTCAGGTGTTGGAGGAGTCTCAAGAGCATGATTTCGACTTCGATATCCTTGACGCTACAAAGGTCTGGCCGGAAGACCAGATTCCTGTCCGCTACATCGGTGAACTCGAGCTCAAccgagttgttgatgagtACTTCACCGAGACTGAGCAGGTCGCTTTCTGCACTAGCCATCTTGTCCCTGGCGTTGGCCCATCGGAcgatcctcttctccaggGTCGGAACTTCTCTTACCAAGATACCCAGCTCAGCCGTTTGGGTATTAACTGGGAGGAACTACCTATCAACAAACCAGTTTGCCCGGTCATGAACTTCAATCGAGACGGTGCCATGCGACACACTATTTCCAAGGGTAAGGTCAACTACTGGCCTAACCGATACGGCCACCAGCCTGCTGCTACTGTCCAGGAGGGTGCCTACGTTGACTACCAGCAAAAGATTGCCGGTATCAAGCAGCGCGCTCTTagcaagaagttcaaggatcATTTCTCTCAAGCCCAGCTCTTCTACAACTCTCTTTCCGAGATCGAGAAAGCTCACGTCCAGGCGGCCTTCTCCTTCGAGTTGGACCACTGCGATGAAGCTATCGTCTACGAGCGCCTGACTGAACGTCTTGGTGTAGTTGACGGGGAGCTTGCCAACACTATTGCAGAGATGGTCGGCGGCAAGAAGCCTATTGATGCTAAGCCCAACCCTggaaagaaggccaagaactTGAGTCAACTCGATTTCCTCCCAGAGACTCCCACTATCAAGTCTCGTCGCATCGCTATCATTATCGCTGACGGCTACGACCCAATTGCCTTCAACGCCGTGTATGGCGCAATCAAGGCTCAAAGCGCCCTTCCCTTCGTTATCGGACCTCGACGCTCCGCCATCTTTTCCGCTAACGAGGattcatcctcctccaagGGTATTGTCCCTGACCACCACCTCGAGGGCCAGCGGAGCACCATGTTTGACGCTATTTTTGTTCCTGGCGGTGAGAAGTCTATCCAGACCCTTTCCAAGAATGGCCGAGCTCTTCACTACATCCGCGAGGCCTTCGGTCACTTGAAGGCGATTGGTGGTACTGGTGAGGCCGTTGGCCTGATAAACAAGGCCATTCAGCTTCCTGAGGTCTTCCTCTCCGAGACCGATGGCAGCGGCGTTGTCGACAGCTATGGTGTGGTGACGCTGAAGAATGCTTCGCCAGACAGCCTTAAAGAGATTGTCACCGTTGCTTCTGATGCCAAGGGCTTCCTGGAGAAGTTCGTGTTGAACATCAGCCAGCACCGTAACTGGCAGCGAGAGCTGGATGGATTGAGCACCATGGTGGCGTACTAA
- a CDS encoding related to 6-hydroxy-D-nicotine oxidase, translated as MGNGQSVSIRDCLDAWAKPFNLEFPVIPAAIIRPQNVIEVSETVKCAKQSGLKVQAKSGGHSYGNHGLGGDNGAVSIDLVNLKDFEMDNETWYASFGAGTNLGELDKNLHTFGRRAIAHGTCPSVGTGGHLTVVSILEHASDYHLQLKGGLGPISRMWGSALDHIVEMEVVTADGTIYLASQDRTPDLFWAMRGAGASFGIVTRFVVKTRPEPGNVVQYSYSLTLNSQNETADLYKEWQALVGDPTMDRRFTSLFIVQPLGALITGTFFGSEAEYQASGIPARLPGASKGAVWLTNWMGHLLHEAEAAGCTLGSIPTAFYSKSLSLNEQDLLNDTAITDLFQYLEDSRSKSTPFTIIFNTEGGAMMDTPVNATAYPHRESVIMYQSYGIGVGKVSAATRKLLDGIHERIQRSAPGARSTYAGYVDAWLDRKAAQELYWADNLPRLQDIKKKWDPDQVFRNPQSVEPAD; from the exons ATGGGCAACGGTCAAAGTGTCTCTATCCGCGACTGTCTCGATGCC TGGGCGAAGCCGTTCAATCTCGAGTTCCCGGTGATTCCAGCTGCTATCATCCGTCCTCAGAATGTCATTGAAGTTTCTGAGACTGTCAAGTGCGCCAAACAGAGTGGTCTCAAAGTGCAGGCAAAGTCTGGAGGTCATTCCTATGG CAACCacggtcttggtggtgacaACGGCGCCGTGTCCATCGACCTAGTCAACCTCAAGGACTTTGAGATGGACAACGAAACTTGGTACGCATCATTTGGGGCAGGCACCAACCTTGGCGAATTGGACAAGAACCTTCATACATTCGGAAGACGAGCCATTGCCCATGGAACTTGTCCTAGTGTTGGCACCGGTGGCCATTTGACAGTAGTAAGTATCCTTGAGCACGCTTCCGACTATCACTTACAACTCAAGGGCGGCCTTGGGCCGATATCTCGAATGTGGGGAAGTGCCCTCGATCACATCGTGGAAATGGAGGTCGTGACAGCAGATGGCACGATCTATCTTGCCAGTCAAGACAGAACACCTGATCTCTTTTGGGCGATGCGTGGTGCGGGAGCAAGCTTCGGTATCGTGACCAGATTCGTGGTCAAGACTCGCCCGGAGCCCGGCAACGTTGTCCAATACAGCTACAGCCTTACTCTTAACTCGCAAAACGAAACGGCCGACTTATACAAGGAATGGCAGGCATTGGTTGGAGATCCAACTATGGACCGACGTTTCACAAGTCTCTTCATCGTTCAACCTCTAGGGGCCCTCATTACAGGAACTTTCTTCGGTTCAGAGGCTGAATACCAGGCATCAGGAATCCCTGCTCGCCTTCCTGGTGCCAGCAAGGGTGCAGTGTGGCTTACAAACTGGATGGGTCATTTGCTTcatgaggctgaagccgCTGGTTGCACCTTAGGCAGCATTCCCACGGCATTCTACTCAAAGTCATTATCGCTCAATGAACAAGACCTCCTAAATGACACGGCAATCACGGACTTGTTTCAATACCTTGAGGATTCTCGCAGCAAATCGACACCATTCACGATCATCTTCAATACCGAAGGCGGCGCCATGATGGATACACCTGTCAATGCAACAGCATACCCACACCGGGAAAGTGTTATCATGTATCAATCCTACGGCATCGGAGTGGGTAAAGTATCGGCAGCGACTCGGAAGCTCTTGGACGGGATTCACGAGCGGATCCAACGGTCGGCTCCGGGCGCGCGCTCCACTTACGCCGGATACGTCGATGCATGGCTCGACCGAAAGGCGGCGCAGGAGCTCTACTGGGCGGACAACCTTCCGCGGCTTCAAGATATAAAGAAGAAGTGGGATCCGGACCAGGTGTTCAGAAATCCGCAGAGCGTTGAGCCGGCTGACTAG
- a CDS encoding related to NDP-N-acetyl-D-galactosaminuronic acid dehydrogenase: protein MAQILAESLLVQGLPFVSHEPETKSWNISSREYYDITPPSEISEAEDVFNVVTKPIDATAEPLVAVIGVGYVGEHLVDVFCKNHDVLGYDVSEARTQQLTRKQPVGSRAKFTCKPSDLAEVTHFLISVPTLLIDHKTIDSSYLRSALGVVKLYGRQGAVVVVESSVAVGMTRALLGPLAKERGFFAGMSPERVDPGRTEPPAHSIPKIVSGLDDVVPGSLNAIMRLYSKSFDHVVPVSKPEVAEMMKLYENCQRMVCIAYANEMADACGAHDIDPYEVCRAAATKPFGYLPFSPGLGVGGHCIPVNPWYLLSNSKFPLLRAASEKMSDRPSKIAQRAVTRLYSVDRNGLRPRVLVVGVGFKRGQSHLANSPGLELARRLVETSKVDVAWADPLVSQNAVPQIPRLDEAEWTVEALERDFDMIIVAFRQEGLDFGVLERVQGAVVERWCP from the coding sequence ATGGCTCAAATTCTTGCCGAGAGCCTCCTTGTTCAGGGGCTTCCTTTTGTTAGTCATGAGCCAGAAACCAAGTCGTGGAATATTTCCAGTCGAGAATACTACGACATCACTCCTCCAAGTGAAATTTCAGAGGCAGAAGATGTCTTCAACGTGGTGACCAAACCCATTGATGCAACTGCTGAGCCGCTCGTTGCTGTCATAGGGGTTGGCTATGTTGGCGAGCATCTAGTCGACGTTTTCTGCAAAAATCACGACGTGCTTGGATATGATGTATCAGAAGCTCGAACTCAACAGTTGACTCGGAAGCAACCTGTCGGCAGTCGTGCCAAGTTCACATGCAAGCCTTCAGATCTTGCTGAAGTCACCCACTTTCTCATCTCAGTACCAACCCTTCTGATTGATCACAAAACAATCGACTCGTCATACCTCAGGAGTGCTCTGGGCGTGGTCAAGCTCTACGGCCGCCAAGGCGCTGTGGTCGTCGTGGAGAGTTCGGTGGCAGTGGGAATGACGCGCGCTCTTCTTGGCCCTCTTGCAAAAGAGCGTGGGTTCTTCGCGGGCATGTCTCCTGAACGTGTTGACCCTGGCCGCACCGAGCCGCCAGCTCACTCCATACCGAAGATTGTGTCTGGACTTGACGACGTGGTCCCGGGGTCGCTCAATGCTATTATGAGGCTCTACTCGAAGAGTTTCGATCACGTTGTGCCAGTGTCAAAGCCAGAAGTTGccgagatgatgaagctgtaCGAGAATTGTCAGCGCATGGTCTGCATCGCCTACGCCAACGAGATGGCGGATGCCTGTGGTGCTCATGACATCGATCCGTATGAAGTGTGTCGCGCAGCTGCCACCAAACCATTTGGCTACCTCCCGTTCTCACCaggccttggtgttggtggtcaTTGTATTCCAGTCAATCCATGGTATCTGCTTTCCAACAGCAAATTCCCTCTCCTGCGAGCAGCGTCTGAGAAGATGAGCGACCGTCCTTCCAAAATCGCGCAACGCGCTGTGACGCGTCTCTACAGCGTTGACAGGAACGGCCTGCGACCACGCGTCCTTGTGGTTGGGGTTGGCTTCAAGCGCGGGCAGTCGCATCTTGCCAACTCCCCTGGCCTCGAGTTGGCGAGGCGTTTGGTCGAAACGAGCAAGGTCGATGTTGCTTGGGCTGATCCTCTTGTGTCGCAAAACGCTGTTCCTCAAATTCCAAGACTTGATGAAGCCGAATGGACTGTGGAGGCTCTTGAGCGAGACTTTGACATGATTATTGTCGCTTTTCGTCAAGAGGGTCTTGATTTTGGTGTGTTGGAACGTGTTCAGGGAGCTGTCGTGGAGCGTTGGTGTCCTTGA
- a CDS encoding related to xylulose-5-phosphate/fructose-6-phosphate phosphoketolase, whose product MPGEVIDRPNPAPLDSHLPDVALELALKAPKKQLDKKIAQSLNDFQHAACYIAGSMIFLKDNVLLERDLKARDIKPRLLGHWGTCPGIILVWSHLNLLIRNHDLEMIFVIGPGHGAPAALASLWLEGSLERFFPQKYGVSKDGLRNLITGFSVPGGFPSHINSETPGSIHEGGELGYSLAVSFGAVMDNPDLIVTCLVGDGEAESGPTAAAWHSIKYIDPAESGAVIPILHVNGFKISERTIYGCMDNKELSSLFAGYGYQPTIVENLEEIDSELSGALEWAVSEIKKIQKAARDGKPIIKPRWPMIVLRTPKGWTGPKKVDGEFIEGSFHSHQIPVPNASKDEEHLKILQDWLKTYDTAHLLKDGKPAESILEIIPQKDEKRLGQLKKTYDPYQQLKVPDWKTFAVEKASQNSCMKQTGNFLNQVIKENPKSFRIFSPDELESNKLSAVFENTGRNFQWDEFSRAQGGRGYTLTGRTALFPSYESFLGIIHTMMVQYSKFNKIARETNWRGDLSSINYIETSTWARQEHNGFSHQNPSFIGSVLNLKAEAARVYLPPDANCFLSTIHHCLKSKNYVNLMIGSKQPTGVFLSPDEAAEHCRKGASIWEFASIDSGKEPDVVIAGIGVEVTFEVVKAAEILRAWIPELRVRVVNVTDLMVLAAESRHPHALSRADFLDMFTEDKAVCFNYHGYAAELQGLLFGRPGLHRMTVEGYKEEGSTTTPFDMMLLNWVSRFDVAKRALKGAAESNDKIKVKLDETLKKIDDRVAEVKKYIQDEGKDPEDLYDMPKF is encoded by the exons ATGCCAGGTGAAGTGATCGATCGCCCCAACCCGGCTCCGCTGGACAGTCATCTTCCAGATGTGGCTCTGGAATTGGCACTCAAGGCGCCAAAGAAGCAACTGGACAAGAAGATCGCCCAGTCGCTCAATGATTTCCAGCATGCCGCATGCTATATTGCAGGGT CCATGATCTTCCTCAAAGACAACGTATTACTTGAGAGGGACTTGAAGGCACGAGATATCAAGCCACGATTATTGG GCCACTGGGGAACATGTCCAGGCATTATCCTCGTCTGGTCgcatctcaacctcctcatccGCAATCATGATCTGGAGATGATCTTTGTTATCGGACCCGGCCATGGAGCTCCTGCTGCTTTGGCCTCGCTGTGGTTGGAGGGATCTCTCGAGCGATTCTTCCCTCAGAAGTACGGTGTTAGCAAGGACGGCTTGCGCAACCTTATTACCGGATTCTCGGTTCCTGGAGGCTTTCCTAG TCACATCAACTCCGAAACTCCGGGTTCCATCCACGAGGGTGGTGAGCTAGGCTACTCTCTAGCTGTTTCATTTGGTGCAGTCATGGACAACCCAGACTTGATTGTCACTTGTCTTGTTGGAGACGGTGAAGCCGAAAGTGGTCCCACCGCAGC TGCTTGGCACTCCATCAAATACATTGATCCTGCCGAGTCGGGAGCCGTTATTCCCATTCTGCATGTAAATGGCTTCAAGATCAGCGAAAGAACCATTTATGGATGCATGGACAACAAGGAACTATCCAGTTTGTTCGCCGGGTATGGATACCAGCCAACCATCGTGGAGAATCTCGAAGAGATCGACAGCGAGCTTTCTGGTGCTTTGGAGTGGGCTGTcagcgagatcaagaagatccaaaAGGCAGCTCGAGATGGAAAACCCATTATCAAGCCACGTTGGCCCATGATTGTTCTTCGAACACCCAAGGGCTGGACAGGTCCCAAAAAGGTTGACGGCGAGTTCATTGAAGGCTCATTCCACTCTCATCAGATACCTGTTCCCAACGCCAGCAAGGATGAGGAGcacctcaagatcctccaagACTGGCTCAAGACCTACGATACTGCCCACTTGCTCAAGGACGGAAAGCCTGCTGAGAGTATCTTGGAGATCATTCCTCAAAAGGATGAAAAGAGACTTGGAcagctcaagaagacatACGACCCTTATCAGCAATTGAAGGTTCCTGACTGGAAGACTTTTGCAGTGGAGAAGGCTTCACAAAACAGCTGCATGAAGCAGACTGGCAATTTTCTGAACCAAGTCATCAAGGAGAATCCGAAGAGCTTCCGCATCTTCTCTCCGGATGAACTGGAGAGCAACAAGCTTAGCGCGGTATTCGAGAATACAGGCCGAAACTTCCAGTGGGATGAGTTCTCTCGTGCACAGGGCGGTAGA GGCTACACACTCACGGGTCGAACGGCACTGTTCCCCAGTTACGAATCTTTCCTCGGCATCATCCATACCATGATGGTGCAGTACTCCAAGTTCAACAAGATCGCGCGCGAGACGAACTGGCGAGGCGATCTCAGCTCAATCAACTACATCGAAACCAGCACTTGGGCTCGTCAAGAACATAATGGATTCTCTCACCAGAACCCATCCTTCATCGGCTCCGTCCTCAACCTGAAGGCTGAGGCGGCCCGTGTGTATCTCCCTCCCGATGCCAACTGCTTCCTTAGCACCATCCACCATTGTCTGAAATCCAAGAACTATGTCAACCTTATGATCGGCTCGAAGCAGCCCACCGGTGTCTTCTTGTCTCctgatgaggctgctgaaCATTGCCGAAAAGGTGCAAGCATCTGGGAGTTTGCCTCAATTGACAGTGGCAAGGAGCCCGATGTTGTGATTGCTGgtattggtgttgaggttaccttcgaggttgtcaaggctgctgagattcTCCGCGCCTGGATCCCTGAGCTTCGAGTCCGAGTCGTCAACGTCACGGATCTCATGGTTCTGGCCGCTGAATCCCGTCACCCACACGCCCTCAGCCGCGCTGACTTCCTTGATATGTTCACGGAGGACAAGGCTGTATGCTTCAACTATCACGGATACGCTGCTGAGCTCCAGGGCCTTCTCTTTGGACGCCCTGGTCTGCACCGCATGACAGTGGAGGGATACAAGGAGGAGGGTAGCACCACCACACCATTCGACATGATGCTCCTCAACTGGGTCAGCCGATTCGACGTCGCTAAGCGTGCGCTCAAGGGCGCTGCCGAGTCAAATGACAAGATTAAGGTCAAGCTTGACGAGACActcaagaagattgatgacaGAGTTGCGGAGGTCAAGAAGTATATTCAGGACGAGGGCAAGG ATCCTGAGGACTTGTATGATATGCCTAAATTTTAA